The following coding sequences lie in one Saccharomonospora amisosensis genomic window:
- a CDS encoding LysR family transcriptional regulator: MLEVRRLRLLRELARHGTIAATARVCSLSPSAVSQQLSLLEREAGTALLLREGRTLTLTEAARVLVEHTEEILAELERARAEVAALTSTVSGVLRVAAFPTAARVLVPGAIARCRARHPDLRIRLTEAQLPDAITALQGGHVDLALVYGYSLLPRVREAGVEIHRLLDEPLLAALPAGLRSGEGTLALAELADQPWIAADRDDDLHEMLRRACGLAGFVPRLDFTSSDYTVIFALVEAGLGVSLVPRLAFESMSADVRLWEVAQPSLSRTVGAAIRAGSGRNPAIAAMLAALHRVADELPETA, translated from the coding sequence ATGCTTGAGGTCCGCAGGCTGCGGCTGCTCAGGGAACTCGCGCGGCACGGGACCATCGCCGCGACCGCGCGGGTCTGCTCGCTGAGCCCGTCCGCGGTCTCTCAGCAGCTCTCGCTGCTCGAGCGGGAGGCCGGTACGGCGTTGCTGCTGCGGGAGGGCCGCACGCTTACCCTCACGGAGGCCGCCAGGGTGCTCGTCGAGCACACCGAGGAGATCCTCGCCGAGCTGGAACGCGCGCGGGCCGAGGTAGCGGCGCTGACCTCCACCGTGAGTGGTGTGCTGCGCGTGGCCGCGTTCCCCACGGCCGCGCGGGTGCTCGTTCCCGGTGCGATAGCGCGGTGCCGCGCTCGCCACCCCGACCTGCGCATCCGACTCACCGAGGCGCAACTGCCCGATGCGATCACCGCGTTGCAGGGTGGGCACGTGGACCTGGCGCTGGTCTACGGCTACAGCCTGCTGCCCCGGGTCAGGGAGGCCGGGGTGGAGATCCACCGATTGCTCGACGAACCGCTGCTGGCCGCACTCCCCGCCGGGCTGCGGTCGGGGGAGGGGACGCTGGCGCTGGCCGAGCTGGCCGACCAGCCCTGGATCGCCGCCGACCGTGACGACGACCTGCACGAGATGCTGCGCAGAGCCTGCGGGCTGGCGGGTTTCGTCCCCAGGCTGGATTTCACCAGCTCCGACTACACCGTGATCTTCGCGCTGGTCGAGGCCGGGCTCGGGGTGTCGCTGGTGCCCCGCCTCGCCTTCGAGTCGATGTCCGCCGACGTGCGGCTGTGGGAGGTCGCCCAACCGTCGCTCAGCCGCACGGTCGGCGCGGCGATCAGGGCGGGCAGCGGTCGCAATCCCGCGATCGCCGCCATGCTGGCGGCGCTGCACCGGGTGGCCGACGAGCTACCGGAAACTGCGTAG
- a CDS encoding TFIIB-type zinc ribbon-containing protein yields MICPKCQNVMKTVNKSGIHIEQCEGCRGIFLDHGELEQVVNAENAYYGAPAAPPPYRPAGGPQPPVAPPPPMHHGGYRDSPAPYRGGGYYKDSPKPYRGGYGDSPKPYGHGYGHRRKRSFLENLFD; encoded by the coding sequence GTGATCTGTCCCAAGTGCCAGAACGTGATGAAGACCGTCAACAAGTCCGGCATCCACATCGAACAGTGCGAAGGCTGCCGTGGCATCTTCCTCGACCACGGTGAGCTCGAGCAGGTCGTCAACGCGGAGAACGCCTACTACGGTGCCCCCGCCGCGCCGCCGCCGTACCGCCCCGCGGGCGGGCCGCAGCCGCCCGTCGCCCCGCCACCACCCATGCATCACGGCGGGTATCGCGACTCACCGGCGCCGTACCGGGGTGGCGGCTACTACAAGGACTCGCCCAAGCCGTATCGGGGCGGCTACGGCGACTCGCCGAAGCCCTACGGGCACGGCTACGGCCACCGCCGTAAGCGCAGCTTCCTAGAGAACCTGTTCGACTGA
- a CDS encoding AAA family ATPase, producing the protein MLDPTICPSCGDRAEAPTVRQGLLVCAECGHSWPFRRLPLLALTGPSGAGKSTVGPLLAERLSDRVVVLEQDVLWTGGLRDDVDGHPTFRATWLRMAAMIHQSGRPVVLCGTVVPPEFEPLPERVLFSGIHYLALAAEPDVLARRLRARPRWRGWDEERIAEMLRFNDWLRQQAAGLFPPVELLDTTRTALEETVEKVVAWVEQVLATD; encoded by the coding sequence TTGCTCGATCCGACGATCTGCCCCTCCTGCGGTGACCGGGCCGAAGCACCGACGGTGCGGCAGGGGCTACTGGTGTGCGCCGAGTGTGGGCACAGCTGGCCGTTCCGGCGGCTGCCGTTGCTCGCGCTCACCGGCCCGAGTGGGGCAGGCAAGTCCACCGTCGGTCCCCTGCTGGCCGAGCGGTTGAGTGACCGGGTAGTCGTGCTGGAACAGGACGTGCTGTGGACCGGCGGCCTGCGCGACGACGTGGACGGCCATCCCACTTTCCGCGCCACGTGGTTGCGGATGGCGGCGATGATCCACCAGAGCGGCAGGCCGGTGGTGCTGTGCGGGACGGTGGTGCCGCCGGAGTTCGAGCCGCTGCCGGAGCGGGTGCTGTTCTCCGGTATCCACTACCTGGCGCTGGCGGCGGAGCCAGACGTGCTGGCGCGGCGGCTGCGGGCGCGACCCCGCTGGCGAGGCTGGGACGAGGAACGTATCGCCGAGATGCTGCGGTTCAACGACTGGCTGCGGCAGCAGGCCGCCGGGCTCTTCCCGCCGGTGGAATTGCTCGACACCACGCGAACCGCGCTGGAGGAGACGGTGGAGAAGGTCGTGGCCTGGGTGGAGCAGGTGCTCGCGACGGACTGA
- the tgmC gene encoding ATP-grasp peptide maturase system methyltransferase: MGSAARQRRRMVEALRRDGVLTDPHWIEAFRQVPRHVFVPHYFLPRGEGWAAIASGDPGWLATVYSDSVLVTQLDGEDGKWSLARREGPVRGTPTCSSSMPTIMAVMLQELCVTQGRRVLEIGTGTGYNAALLCHRLGAELVSTVDVDSGLLLSARAALAAIGYQPDCVLGDGELGHPEGAPYDRVLATCSVSHIPTAWLEQTVAGGLVLTTLNRPIGAGLVLLAAGEGPSGHGTVLAQDGRFMPMRAHREAEAAEVLARGGEADTRRTTELSLGTVLDPASPFEFFVSLEIPGLLVTIGRDSEGTGTTATDTTYLVHADGSWAGYRTAGDERVVEQGGQRRLWDLVERAYQRWLALGEPARHDFAVTVTPQRQFFSLGEHAWPLGE; the protein is encoded by the coding sequence ATGGGCTCCGCGGCTCGGCAACGCAGGCGCATGGTCGAGGCGCTGCGCCGCGACGGCGTGCTGACCGACCCTCACTGGATCGAGGCTTTCCGCCAGGTGCCACGGCACGTGTTCGTGCCCCACTACTTCCTGCCCCGAGGCGAGGGCTGGGCCGCCATCGCCTCGGGGGACCCCGGCTGGCTGGCCACCGTCTACTCCGACAGCGTGCTGGTCACCCAACTCGACGGCGAGGACGGCAAGTGGTCGCTCGCGAGGCGGGAAGGGCCGGTGCGAGGCACCCCGACCTGCTCGTCGAGCATGCCGACGATCATGGCGGTGATGCTGCAGGAACTGTGTGTCACGCAGGGCCGGCGCGTGCTGGAGATCGGCACGGGCACCGGCTACAACGCGGCACTGCTGTGCCACCGGCTCGGCGCGGAGCTGGTGTCCACTGTAGACGTCGACTCCGGGTTGCTGCTCTCCGCCCGCGCGGCACTGGCGGCCATCGGCTACCAGCCCGACTGCGTACTCGGCGACGGGGAGCTGGGCCACCCCGAGGGCGCGCCGTACGACCGCGTGCTGGCCACGTGCTCGGTCTCGCACATTCCCACCGCCTGGCTGGAGCAGACCGTGGCGGGTGGACTGGTGCTGACGACGTTGAACCGGCCGATCGGCGCGGGTCTCGTGCTGCTCGCCGCGGGGGAAGGCCCCAGCGGCCACGGAACGGTGCTCGCGCAGGACGGCAGGTTCATGCCGATGCGCGCACACCGGGAAGCGGAGGCGGCCGAGGTACTGGCTCGCGGTGGTGAAGCCGACACGCGCCGGACCACGGAACTGTCGCTCGGCACCGTGCTCGACCCGGCGAGCCCGTTCGAGTTCTTCGTCAGTCTGGAGATCCCCGGACTGCTGGTGACGATCGGCAGGGACAGCGAAGGAACAGGCACCACAGCCACCGACACCACCTACCTGGTGCACGCCGACGGCTCCTGGGCAGGCTACCGAACGGCCGGTGACGAGCGCGTCGTCGAGCAGGGCGGGCAGCGCAGGCTGTGGGACCTTGTCGAGCGCGCCTACCAGCGGTGGCTGGCGCTGGGCGAGCCCGCGCGGCACGACTTCGCCGTCACGGTGACGCCGCAGCGGCAGTTCTTCTCACTCGGCGAACACGCCTGGCCGCTTGGCGAGTGA
- a CDS encoding helix-turn-helix domain-containing protein codes for MDKVADIGRDIGEYIRLQRNNAKISLRQLSKLAGVSNPYLSQIERGVRKPSAEILQQIAKGLRISAEALYVQAGLLDLPSGGPVPDAIRADTELSERQKQVLLDVYESFRRENRAARTSDTDTQPEE; via the coding sequence ATGGACAAGGTGGCCGACATCGGCCGCGACATCGGGGAGTACATCCGCCTGCAGCGCAACAACGCCAAGATCTCCCTGCGGCAGTTGTCGAAGCTGGCCGGCGTGTCGAACCCCTATCTCAGCCAGATCGAGCGAGGGGTGCGCAAACCAAGCGCGGAGATCCTGCAGCAGATCGCCAAGGGGTTGCGCATCTCGGCGGAGGCGCTCTACGTGCAGGCAGGGCTGCTCGACCTGCCCTCGGGCGGACCGGTGCCCGACGCCATCCGCGCCGACACCGAGCTTTCCGAGCGCCAGAAGCAGGTGCTGCTCGACGTCTACGAGTCCTTCCGTCGCGAGAACCGGGCAGCGCGCACATCCGACACCGACACCCAACCCGAGGAGTGA
- a CDS encoding DUF2516 family protein codes for MPFLAQWIVWVIDWAGTLVGLVAFAHAVMQRSDAYTAADRMTKPVWLAITGGATVAMLLFSFFGIGMIFWLAGIVAALVYIVDVRPKLIEVQRGGQSW; via the coding sequence GTGCCGTTCCTCGCGCAATGGATTGTCTGGGTCATCGACTGGGCCGGTACGCTCGTCGGCCTGGTCGCGTTCGCGCACGCCGTCATGCAGAGATCGGACGCCTACACCGCCGCCGACCGGATGACCAAGCCGGTTTGGCTGGCCATCACCGGCGGGGCGACGGTCGCCATGCTGCTGTTCAGCTTCTTCGGTATCGGGATGATCTTCTGGCTGGCGGGCATCGTCGCCGCACTGGTTTACATCGTCGATGTTCGCCCCAAGCTCATCGAAGTCCAGCGCGGCGGTCAGAGCTGGTGA
- a CDS encoding YbaK/EbsC family protein, producing MSTWNIAGTLTPVPATEHTELVAEPVAKVLATLGEPVGLVEIDPELADTAEFCATYSSPLSASANCVVVAGKRAGETRYAAALVLATTRADVNNVIRRRLDVRKASFAPMAEAVELTGMEYGGITPVGLPGDWPILVDKAVADSPELVIGSGLRKSKLLVTGTLLASLPGAEVIEGLAR from the coding sequence GTGAGCACGTGGAACATCGCAGGAACCCTCACGCCGGTCCCGGCCACTGAGCACACCGAGCTGGTGGCCGAACCCGTCGCCAAGGTGCTGGCCACACTCGGCGAGCCGGTCGGTCTCGTGGAGATCGACCCGGAACTCGCCGACACAGCGGAGTTCTGCGCCACCTACTCATCCCCGCTGTCGGCCTCGGCCAACTGCGTCGTGGTAGCTGGCAAGCGCGCGGGAGAAACCCGCTACGCCGCCGCACTCGTACTGGCCACCACCCGCGCCGACGTGAACAACGTCATCAGGCGCAGGCTGGACGTACGCAAGGCGTCGTTCGCGCCGATGGCGGAGGCGGTGGAACTCACCGGCATGGAATACGGCGGGATCACCCCGGTCGGGCTGCCAGGCGACTGGCCGATCCTGGTGGACAAGGCGGTCGCCGACTCGCCGGAGTTGGTGATCGGCAGCGGTCTGCGGAAGAGCAAGCTCCTCGTCACCGGCACGCTCCTGGCATCGCTTCCGGGTGCCGAGGTGATCGAGGGCCTGGCAAGGTAA
- a CDS encoding SRPBCC family protein: protein MGTVTATAERTIDAPADRVRELVRDYSQTRPEILTEHYRDYQVVEGGSGAGTVARWKLQATSKRVRDVAATISEPQPGTVVETDANSSMVTTWTVRERDGRSLVRIETSWQGAGGIGGFFEKTFAPSGLRRIYDGVLANLEQRSRQS, encoded by the coding sequence ATGGGTACGGTCACTGCCACCGCCGAGCGGACGATCGACGCTCCCGCGGACCGGGTGCGGGAATTGGTCCGCGACTACAGCCAGACGAGACCGGAGATCCTCACCGAGCACTACCGCGACTACCAGGTGGTCGAGGGCGGTTCCGGAGCGGGCACGGTCGCGCGCTGGAAGCTGCAGGCGACCTCCAAGCGGGTACGGGACGTCGCGGCCACGATCAGTGAGCCACAGCCGGGCACCGTCGTGGAAACCGACGCCAACTCCAGCATGGTCACCACCTGGACGGTGCGGGAACGTGACGGCCGCAGTTTGGTTCGCATCGAGACGTCCTGGCAGGGCGCGGGCGGTATCGGTGGCTTCTTCGAGAAGACCTTCGCCCCCTCGGGACTGCGCCGCATCTACGACGGCGTGTTGGCCAACCTCGAGCAGCGGTCGCGGCAGTCCTGA